Proteins from one Molothrus aeneus isolate 106 chromosome 27, BPBGC_Maene_1.0, whole genome shotgun sequence genomic window:
- the SEMA6B gene encoding semaphorin-6B, whose product MAPPARVPLVLLLLLAAERTARGTFPEEPGPIAVAPPDYVKHYPVFVGHGTARPGGPEGAGTQRLNIQRILKVNRTLFIGDRDNVYRVSLEPSGVAEMRYHRKLTWRSNQHDISICRMKGKHEAECRNFIKVLLVRNESLLFVCGTNAFNPVCANYSMDTLEPIGDNISGMARCPYDPKHANVALFTGGMLFTATVTDFLAIDAVIYRSLGDSPTLRTVKHDSKWFKEPYFVHAVEWRSHVYFFFREIAMEFNYLEKVVVSRVARVCKNDMGGSQRVLEKQWTSFLKARLNCSVPGDSHFYFNVIQAVTDILELDGRPVVLAVFSTPTNSIPGSAVCAFDMTQVAAVFEGRFREQKSPESIWTPVPEDMVPKPRPGCCASPGMRYNSSSAFPDEILNFVKTHPLMDEAVPALGNAPWILRTMTRYQLRKIVVDNAAGPWGNHTVVFLGSSTGTVLKFLILPNATSSPVPAAPGSQSIFLEEFETYQPGRCGRDTEDERRLLGLELDKAVGSLLLAFPPCVARVPVARCQQHSGCMKNCLGSRDPYCGWTPEGSCIFLEPSPRVAFEQDIAGGSTSHLGECEGLVTESFVDEPDGLVSVNLLVISSVAAFVIGAVISGFSVCWFIGHRDRKELARRKDKETILAHSESVVSVSRLGERRARGALLAPLMPNGWPKELGKVTQHDLDSGVLPTPEQTPLQQKRCPGALQNCTWEQSHNIINAALRDPGGGSGPAGAGRGHGGSGRPPRGIPLSCHAILVDQELEAELSDSSGDGHWGRDPQEGPRTRQHPPAGARRPPRGSYGDFGGTPHPSPERRRVVSAPSGEGGDFTEGPPWHPEQLNFNANNGTGRPGAHLKRNHTFNSGEAAAGGYGRHGTAARAARAPGTPRPLTDLHHLLRYGVERTPSGK is encoded by the exons ATGGCACCCCCAGCCCGCGtccccctggtgctgctgctgctgctggcggccGAGAGGACGGCGAGGGGCACCTTCCCCGAGGAGCCCGGACCCATCGCCGTGGCCCCCCCGGACT ATGTGAAGCACTACCCCGTGTTCGTGGGGCACGGCACCGCCCGCCCGGGGGGCCCCGAGGGGGCGGGCACCCAGCGCCTCAACATCCAGCGCATCCTCAAGGTCAACAGGACCCTCTTCATCGGGGACAG ggacaaTGTCTATCGGGTCAGCCTGGAGCCCAGCGGGGTTGCTGAGATGCGCTACCACCGG AAGCTGACGTGGCGCTCGAACCAGCACGACATCAGCATCTGCAGGATGAAGGGCAAGCACGAG gcagagtgCCGAAATTTCATCAAGGTGCTGCTGGTGAGGAACGAGAGCCTCCTGTTCGTCTGTGGCACCAACGCCTTCAACCCCGTCTGCGCCAACTACAGC ATGGACACGCTGGAGCCCATCGGGGACAACATCAGCGGCATGGCCCGGTGTCCCTACGACCCCAAGCACGCCAACGTGGCCCTGTTCACAG GGGGGATGCTCTTCACCGCCACGGTGACGGATTTCCTGGCCATCGACGCCGTCATCTACCGCAGCCTCGGGGACAGCCCCACTCTGCGCACCGTCAAACATGACTCCAAGTGGTTCAAAG aGCCCTACTTCGTGCACGCCGTGGAATGGAGGAGCCACGTCTACTTCTTCTTCCGGGAGATCGCCATGGAGTTCAACTACCTGGAGAAG GTGGTGGTGTCACGGGTGGCCCGGGTGTGCAAGAACGACATGGGGGGCTCGCAGCGGGTGCTGGAGAAGCAGTGGACCTCCTTCCTCAAGGCCCGGCTCAACTGCTCCGTGCCGGGCGATTCCCACTTCTACTTCAACGTCATCCAAGCCGTGACGGACATCCTGGAGCTGGACGGGCGCCCCGTGGTCCTGGCCGTGTTCTCCACGCCCACCAACAG CATTCCCGGCTCCGCCGTCTGCGCCTTCGACATGACCCAGGTGGCCGCCGTCTTCGAGGGACGGTTCCGGGAGCAGAAATCACCCGAGTCCATCTGGACACCCGTGCCAGAGGACATGGTGCCAAAGCCACg gccCGGCTGCTGCGCCTCCCCGGGGATGCGCTACAACTCCTCCAGCGCCTTCCCCGATGAGATCCTCAACTTCGTCAAGACGCACCCGCTGATGGACGAGGCGGTGCCGGCCCTGGGCAACGCCCCCTGGATCCTCCGCACCATGACCCG GTACCAGCTCCGTAAGATCGTGGTGGACAACGCGGCGGGGCCCTGGGGCAACCACACCGTGGTGttcctgggctccagcaccGGCACCGTGCTCAAGTTCCTCATCCTGCCCAACGCcaccagcagccctgtgcccgctgcccctggcagccagagcATCTTCCTGGAGGAGTTTGAGACCTACCAGCCTGGGAG gtgtggcCGGGACACGGAGGACGAGCGGcggctcctggggctggagctggacaAGGCTGTggggtccctgctgctggccttCCCCCCGTGCGTGGCCAGGGTGCCCGTGGCtcgctgccagcagcactcGGGCTGCATGAA gaacTGCCTGGGGAGCCGGGATCCCTACTGTGGCTGGACACCCGAGGGCTCCTGCATCTTCctggagcccagccccag GGTGGCCTTCGAGCAGGACATCGCTGGCGGCAGCACGTCCCACCTGGGCGAGTGCGAGG GGCTGGTGACGGAGAGCTTCGTGGACGAGCCGGACGGGCTGGTGTCGGTGAACCTCCTGGTGATCTCCTCCGTCGCCGCCTTCGTCATCGGCGCCGTCATCTCCGGTTTCAGCGTGTGCTGGTTCATCGGGCACCGGGACCGCAAGGAGCTGGCGCGGCGCAAGGACAAGGAGACGATCCTGGCGCACAGTGAGTCGGTGGTGAGCGTCAGCCGCCTGGGCGAGCGGCGGGCACggggagctctgctggccccGCTCATGCCCAACGGGTGGCCCAAGGAGCTGGGCAAGGTCACCCAGCACGACCTGGACTCGGGGGTGCTGCCCACGCCGGAGCAGACCCCGCTGCAGCAGAAACGCTGCCCCGGCGCCCTCCAAAACTGCACCTGGGAGCAGAGTCACAACATCATCAACGCGGCTTTGCGGGACCCTGGAggcggctccggccccgcgGGCGCCGGGCGGGGGCACGGCGGCTCCGGCCGCCCGCCGCGGGGCATCCCCCTCTCCTGCCACGCCATCCTGGTggaccaggagctggaggcCGAACTCAGCGACTCCTCAGGTGACGGGCACTGGGGTCGAGACCCTCAGGAGGGGCCCCGCACCCGGCAGCACCCACCCGCCggcgcccgccgcccgccccgcggctcCTACGGCGACTTCGGCGGGACGCCGCACCCCAGCCCCGAGCGCCGGCGGGTGGTCTCGGCACCCAGCGGGGAGGGGGGAGACTTTACCGAGGGGCCGCCCTGGCACCCCGAGCAGCTGAACTTCAACGCCAACAACGGCACGGGCCGCCCCGGCGCCCACCTCAAGAGGAACCACACGTTCAACAgcggcgaggcggcggcgggcggctaCGGGCGGCACGGGACGGCAGCGCGGGCAGCGCGGGCACCGGGCACCCCGCGGCCGCTGACGGACCTGCACCACCTCCTGCGCTACGGCGTGGAGCGGACTCCCTCGGGAAAATAG